The nucleotide window TGAACTTGGCACAGAGCAGGCACCGAAGTGCCACGCTCCGTTATTCGGAATGGCGATCGGTTGCCGAAGCAACCTGATCGCCGATTGATTTGTTTGACGTTTGCCCGTTCGCATCGCGCGGACTCCGAAGAGCCCGCCCGATTTCCTGCACGTCATTCGGTTTTCAAAGATCGAGCGAAGTCCGTTGAGACCTGTTCAGGATCTTTCGGACAAAAGGTTCCCCATTGAGGGGATACGGCTCGCTGTTGCCGGTCGGCGATGTTGTCCACCGGCGTCAGCGGGAGCGGCAAATTAGTGGGAACGAACTGAGCGTCAAGCCTGCCGAGGGTTTTTTTCACGAAGGCCCCGCGGGGCTAGGAGATGTGAACCTCGGCGAATCGCCTCCGTCCCGCGCGGATCGTGAACCGCCCCCGGCAAAGCCGGCGAGCGACGTCCCTCTCGACCGCACCGTCGATCTGAACACCCCCCTGAGCCACGAGCCGGCGGGCCTCTCCGTTCGACGCGAGCGTAAACGCTTGCCGAAGCACCTCGACCAGGCCGACGCCCGACGCGTCTGCGCTGCTCACCGCGATGACGGGGATCTCCTCCGGGCGCTCGCCGTGCTGCACGACCCTCCGGAAGTGGGCCTCTGCCTCGTCTGCCGCAGCGCCGTCGTGCAGCCGAGCCACGATTCGCCGCCCGAGCTCGCGCTTCGTCTCCATCGGCGCCGTGCTCGCGCCAGCCTCCCGCGCGAGGTCGTCCCACTCGCCGAACCCGAGCACCCTCGCCCACTCCGCGATCAGCGCGTCCGGAATGCTCATCACCCTGCCGAACGCGTCGGCCGGCGCGTCCGTGAGCCCGATCGTGTTGCCGAGGCTCTTGGACATCTTCTCGGTGCCGTCGAGCCCGACGAGGAGCGGCGAGGTCAGGATCGCCTGCGGGCGCTGCCCATAGTCCTTCTGGATCTCGCGGCCGACGAGCAGGTTGAAGAGTTGGTCGGTGCCGCCGAGCTCGATGTCCGCTTCGAGCGCGACCGAGTCGTAGGCCTGCACGAGCGGGTA belongs to Deltaproteobacteria bacterium and includes:
- a CDS encoding tyrosine--tRNA ligase: MAREVERQLERIRRGSIDFVGEAELRVRLGEAIANGRPLRVKLGADPSAPDLHLGHLVVLEKLRAFQELGHTPIFLIGDFTARIGDPTGKKKTRPALDEEAIRANAKTYVDQVRRVLDVDRAEIRFNSEWLGRMTPADFVRLCSKYTVARMLERDDFAKRYREGTPISVHELLYPLVQAYDSVALEADIELGGTDQLFNLLVGREIQKDYGQRPQAILTSPLLVGLDGTEKMSKSLGNTIGLTDAPADAFGRVMSIPDALIAEWARVLGFGEWDDLAREAGASTAPMETKRELGRRIVARLHDGAAADEAEAHFRRVVQHGERPEEIPVIAVSSADASGVGLVEVLRQAFTLASNGEARRLVAQGGVQIDGAVERDVARRLCRGRFTIRAGRRRFAEVHIS